The following coding sequences are from one Bacteroidales bacterium window:
- a CDS encoding bifunctional metallophosphatase/5'-nucleotidase — MKTINYKCIYLTLLLLTTITGFAQKTVTIKILETSDVHGSIFPFDYINNRPAQSSLSQVYSYVKQERAKKDQNVLLFDNGDILQGQPTVYYSNFIDTTNQNIVSQVFNFMGYDAATLGNHDIEAGPKVYNKMRDELKFPWMAANAVNESDGKPYFLPYTTFQKEGVKIVVIGLITPGIPHWLPKVLWPDMRFESMLSTAKYWVDQIKKTEKPDIIIGLFHSGHDAKYGDQDPNDVMNENSSQTIAQKVPGFDVILIGHDHDELNKKFLNTNGDSVLILDPTSAARFISEATIKVNIDIKGKVLGKKITGKLIETKTIKPDSLFMDKFKDCTKNIETFVNRKIADFTESTSTQDSYFGSSSFIDFIHSSQLSISKADISFAAPLSYSTSIKKGPVYVRDMFKLYKFENFLYVMNLTGKEIDSYLEYSYSHWFNTMTSSDDHLIKFKLGKDQTLELRKDGKVQLDNNYYNFDSAAGIFYTVDVSKPEGDKVTITSMADGSPFDLNKTYRIATSSFRGNGGGGHLIQGCGIPADQLNSRLVHSTDKDIRYYLLKWIEAQKVVTPKSLNLWNVIPADWVKVATERDRDLMFGSKQE; from the coding sequence ATGAAAACGATAAACTACAAATGCATCTACCTCACTCTTCTCCTTTTAACTACTATCACAGGATTTGCACAAAAAACAGTTACCATAAAAATACTTGAAACAAGCGACGTTCATGGTTCAATATTCCCGTTCGATTATATCAATAACCGACCTGCACAATCTAGCTTATCTCAAGTTTACTCGTATGTAAAGCAGGAGCGTGCTAAAAAAGATCAAAATGTTTTACTATTTGATAATGGTGATATACTACAAGGTCAACCAACAGTGTATTACTCAAATTTTATTGATACAACCAACCAGAATATTGTATCGCAGGTATTTAACTTCATGGGTTACGATGCTGCAACATTAGGAAATCATGATATTGAAGCAGGTCCAAAGGTTTACAATAAAATGCGAGATGAATTGAAATTCCCTTGGATGGCTGCAAATGCAGTAAACGAATCGGATGGAAAACCATACTTTTTACCCTACACAACATTTCAAAAGGAAGGTGTGAAGATTGTTGTTATCGGTCTTATAACCCCTGGCATTCCTCATTGGTTACCTAAAGTACTTTGGCCCGATATGCGCTTTGAAAGCATGCTCTCCACTGCTAAATATTGGGTAGATCAAATTAAGAAGACAGAAAAACCTGATATTATCATTGGTCTATTTCACTCAGGTCACGATGCTAAATACGGGGATCAAGACCCTAATGATGTAATGAACGAGAACTCCTCTCAAACCATTGCCCAGAAAGTTCCCGGCTTTGATGTTATCCTAATAGGGCACGACCACGATGAATTAAATAAGAAGTTCCTAAACACCAACGGAGACTCTGTTCTTATCCTCGATCCTACATCAGCTGCACGTTTTATCTCCGAAGCAACAATTAAGGTAAATATCGACATAAAAGGTAAGGTTTTAGGAAAGAAGATAACAGGCAAATTAATTGAAACAAAGACCATTAAACCTGATTCACTGTTTATGGATAAGTTTAAAGATTGTACAAAAAACATTGAAACCTTTGTAAATCGTAAAATTGCTGACTTTACCGAATCAACCTCAACCCAAGATTCATATTTTGGATCCTCATCATTCATTGATTTTATTCATAGTTCACAGTTGAGTATTAGCAAAGCTGATATCTCTTTTGCTGCGCCTCTATCCTATAGCACCTCAATTAAAAAAGGGCCAGTTTATGTTCGCGATATGTTCAAACTCTATAAGTTTGAGAACTTTCTTTACGTTATGAATCTTACAGGTAAAGAGATTGACAGTTACCTTGAGTACTCCTATAGCCATTGGTTCAATACCATGACAAGTAGTGATGATCATCTTATCAAATTTAAACTTGGTAAAGATCAAACCCTTGAACTTAGGAAAGATGGTAAAGTACAACTCGATAATAACTACTATAACTTTGATTCCGCAGCTGGGATATTTTATACTGTTGATGTTTCAAAACCCGAAGGCGATAAAGTAACCATAACATCAATGGCCGATGGCTCACCCTTCGATCTTAATAAAACCTATAGGATTGCAACCAGCTCATTCCGTGGTAATGGTGGTGGTGGACATTTGATTCAAGGTTGTGGAATCCCTGCGGATCAACTCAACTCAAGGCTTGTACATTCAACCGATAAGGATATCAGATACTACTTACTTAAATGGATTGAAGCGCAGAAGGTTGTAACCCCAAAATCTTTAAACCTATGGAATGTAATTCCTGC
- a CDS encoding protease: MKKIVIIIFVLVAFAGNTFSQESKLLRFPAVNGNQVVFTYAGDLYTVPLTGGIARKLTNNVGYEMFAHFSPDGSKIAFTGQYDGNTEIFTIPSQGGVPQRLTYTATLNRDDISDRMGPNNIVMSWTPDGKSIIYRSRKQTYDDFTGQLYKVSINGGISEELPLMTGGFCSYSPDGKKLAFNKVFREFRTWKYYKGGMADDISIFDFDTKEIKNITNTVSQEIVPMWVGDNIYFLSDRDRTMNMFAYNTKSGETTKVTSFTEYDIKFPSFSDKTIVFENGGYIYKYDVATKSSEKIPINIIDDFTYSRPSYKDASKNIFSGDIAPNGERVVFSARGDIYTVPAEKGITRNLTNSSNAHDRAAVWSPDGKYIAYLSDKSGEYEVYMQQQDGSTEAVKLTDGINNYIFRISWSPDSKKILFNDRLGRLQYVDVATKKVTLVEKSEFGRINDYSWSPDSKWVTYTATDMNRFHIINVYNIESATKQAVTDNWYESDQPTFSNDGKYLLFVSDRDFDPIYSSVEWNYAYKDMSKIYMILLSKETPSPFAPENNEVGANKTESTKQSDSKTEKELKDTPKKEVTPVNVKIDFDGILSRIIALPVDVSSYEDVNCIDGKVYFNQYSTVKQVAKLYDLAKKTETELADSITFTISSNGKKMLVQKDSDYSVIDLPTSKINLEKTMDLSNMKVWVDYHKEWKQIYDESWRQMRDFFYVENMHGLDWKAMHKKYDALIPYVNHRADLTYVIGELIGELNVGHAYVNSGEKPEPERIKLGLLGAKLSKHSSGYFQINQILDGVTWNKSLSSPLREVGVNVSKGDFILAVDGQNLQNINDIYTTLIDKADKTVELVVNSKPELAGSRKVLVTPIANESSLYYYTWVQNNIKKVTEATNGEVGYIHIPDMGVEGLNEFVKYFYPQLTKKALIIDDRGNGGGNVSPMILERLSRVVYRQTMRRGTPYASTIPAQTHVGPKVLLLNRYSASDGDLFPYGFQKLGLGVTIGTRSWGGVVGITSSLPFVDGGELRKPEFASFSSEASKWIIEGHGVDPDIVIDNDSYKEYIGIDDQLSKAIEVIKDKLKNFKSLPPIPVDPDKSK, from the coding sequence ATGAAGAAAATAGTAATTATCATATTTGTATTGGTAGCTTTTGCTGGTAATACATTTAGCCAAGAATCAAAACTATTAAGATTCCCCGCCGTAAATGGCAATCAGGTTGTCTTCACCTATGCAGGCGATCTATACACAGTACCTCTCACTGGTGGAATTGCCAGAAAACTAACAAATAACGTTGGCTACGAGATGTTTGCCCACTTCTCTCCCGATGGAAGTAAAATTGCATTCACTGGGCAATATGATGGGAATACCGAAATATTCACAATTCCATCGCAGGGGGGCGTTCCTCAAAGGTTAACCTATACGGCAACTTTGAATCGCGATGATATTTCGGATCGTATGGGCCCTAACAACATTGTGATGAGCTGGACACCCGATGGAAAATCAATTATATACCGCTCCAGAAAACAAACCTACGACGACTTTACAGGCCAACTTTATAAAGTATCAATAAACGGTGGTATCTCGGAAGAATTACCATTAATGACAGGTGGTTTCTGTTCCTACTCACCCGATGGCAAAAAGTTAGCCTTCAACAAGGTTTTCCGTGAGTTTAGAACTTGGAAATACTACAAGGGCGGTATGGCCGATGATATCTCAATTTTTGATTTTGATACCAAAGAGATCAAGAACATAACCAATACAGTATCTCAGGAGATAGTACCAATGTGGGTTGGTGACAATATCTACTTCCTATCCGATAGGGACAGAACAATGAATATGTTCGCATACAACACTAAAAGCGGCGAAACAACCAAGGTAACTAGCTTTACCGAGTACGATATTAAATTCCCCTCGTTTAGCGATAAAACAATAGTCTTTGAGAACGGTGGCTATATATACAAGTACGATGTTGCAACCAAATCATCAGAAAAAATCCCGATTAACATTATTGATGACTTCACATACTCCAGACCATCATATAAGGATGCTAGTAAGAATATCTTTAGCGGCGATATCGCTCCTAATGGCGAACGAGTTGTATTTTCAGCACGTGGTGATATCTACACCGTTCCTGCAGAGAAAGGGATAACCCGCAACCTTACAAATAGCTCCAATGCCCATGATCGTGCTGCGGTATGGTCACCCGATGGTAAATATATTGCCTATTTATCCGATAAATCTGGTGAGTACGAAGTTTATATGCAGCAGCAGGATGGCTCCACCGAAGCAGTTAAGCTAACCGATGGAATCAATAACTATATCTTTAGAATATCATGGTCACCCGATAGCAAGAAAATCCTATTTAACGATAGGTTGGGTCGCCTACAGTATGTTGATGTTGCTACAAAAAAGGTAACCCTAGTTGAAAAAAGTGAATTTGGTCGAATCAACGACTATTCATGGTCACCCGATAGTAAATGGGTTACCTATACAGCTACCGATATGAATAGATTCCACATCATAAATGTTTACAATATTGAATCTGCTACAAAACAAGCTGTAACCGATAATTGGTATGAATCAGATCAACCCACATTTTCGAATGATGGCAAGTACCTCCTATTCGTTTCCGATAGAGATTTCGATCCAATCTATAGCTCCGTTGAATGGAACTATGCTTATAAGGATATGAGCAAAATCTATATGATATTGCTTTCAAAGGAAACCCCTTCGCCATTCGCTCCTGAGAATAACGAGGTTGGTGCCAATAAAACAGAATCAACCAAACAATCCGATAGTAAAACAGAAAAAGAATTGAAGGATACTCCAAAGAAAGAGGTTACGCCTGTTAATGTAAAAATCGATTTTGATGGCATCCTTTCAAGGATTATTGCACTTCCTGTTGATGTTTCATCCTATGAGGATGTTAATTGCATTGATGGTAAAGTATACTTCAATCAATATAGCACTGTAAAACAAGTTGCAAAACTTTACGATCTAGCTAAGAAAACCGAAACGGAACTTGCCGATTCAATCACCTTCACAATATCCTCTAATGGTAAAAAGATGTTGGTTCAAAAAGATTCGGACTATAGCGTAATCGATCTTCCCACATCAAAAATCAACCTCGAAAAAACAATGGATTTGAGTAATATGAAGGTTTGGGTTGATTATCACAAGGAATGGAAGCAAATATATGATGAGAGCTGGCGTCAGATGAGAGATTTCTTTTACGTAGAGAATATGCATGGGTTGGATTGGAAAGCAATGCATAAAAAGTATGATGCGTTAATTCCATATGTTAACCATCGTGCAGATTTAACCTACGTAATTGGTGAGCTGATTGGTGAGCTAAATGTTGGTCACGCCTACGTAAATAGTGGCGAAAAACCTGAACCAGAACGTATCAAACTTGGTTTACTTGGTGCAAAACTTAGTAAACATTCAAGTGGATACTTCCAAATTAACCAAATACTCGATGGGGTTACATGGAATAAATCTCTTAGTTCTCCGCTACGTGAAGTTGGCGTAAATGTTAGTAAGGGTGATTTTATATTAGCCGTTGATGGTCAAAACCTACAAAACATTAACGATATCTACACAACGCTTATTGATAAGGCGGATAAAACTGTAGAACTAGTGGTCAATAGTAAGCCAGAACTTGCAGGTAGCCGGAAAGTTTTGGTTACTCCTATTGCAAATGAATCAAGCCTATACTACTACACATGGGTTCAAAATAATATCAAAAAGGTGACTGAGGCAACCAATGGCGAAGTTGGTTATATCCATATTCCCGATATGGGAGTTGAAGGCTTGAATGAGTTTGTTAAATACTTCTACCCTCAGCTAACCAAAAAAGCCTTAATCATTGATGATAGAGGGAATGGAGGTGGAAATGTTTCACCAATGATCCTCGAACGCTTAAGCCGTGTGGTTTATAGACAAACAATGAGGAGAGGCACACCCTATGCATCAACAATCCCTGCCCAAACGCATGTTGGTCCTAAGGTTTTACTCCTAAATAGATACTCCGCATCCGATGGCGATTTATTCCCTTATGGTTTCCAAAAACTTGGACTTGGAGTAACAATTGGAACACGATCATGGGGTGGAGTTGTAGGAATTACGAGTTCATTACCTTTTGTTGATGGAGGAGAACTTCGTAAACCAGAGTTTGCCAGCTTTAGCTCCGAAGCAAGCAAGTGGATTATTGAAGGTCATGGGGTTGATCCAGACATTGTTATTGATAACGATTCCTATAAAGAGTACATTGGTATCGATGACCAGCTAAGTAAAGCAATTGAGGTGATTAAAGACAAGCTAAAAAACTTCAAGAGCTTACCTCCTATTCCAGTCGATCCTGATAAATCGAAATAG